One Glycine max cultivar Williams 82 chromosome 1, Glycine_max_v4.0, whole genome shotgun sequence genomic window, gttttaggaattttaCGGATGCATTACGAAAGCCTCGGAAGCTCCGAAAAccaatttccaacaaaacgtggaggatcttgataagttcacctccTCCCCTTTGCTAAATGCACTCCTTTTTATTTACACTcccttgtttactaaatacactccccttttgctttttttgctgattttgtttccataatgttacggaactttacggattacgtaacgatacttgttttctttccgtaatatcgcgaaactttacggattacgcaaccatcccctctttgacttATTGAATGTTAcaaaactttatggattgcacaataatgcttcctttcgacttccgacatgtcgcggaacttcacgaattgcctaacgatgggtgtcaagttcctcgaagcGATCATGCGAAGGTCgcatcccaccaaacagatggtccccgaacgaaattagggtatgacaacctCCTTTCAAAGGCAAGAGTGATCCAAACACCTACCTTGACTGGGAGATGAAAATTGAGCATTGTTATACCCCAAATTCATTAGGGGACTatcgtttgttgatcttttgatccttgctagtcgacttgCGGTGTTAAATGCCAGTTACAATGCGAAACAGATGATctttcaatgttttgatcaaggaTGAAAAATACCCAAAGGGgagggcaaaatggtcattttaaGGCTTTTTCTGAaccctggctcgcccaggctaacCTTTGGCTtgcctgggccaccaaataacttTATGTTGAAGTAACTAGCTCGTCTGggtgagcaaggttgcttcaggATTAAGTaatagctcgcctgggcgagctgtcaTGACCCTAAATgccttgttttgctataaattgttagtgcttagctctactgagttttaaaagattggctaaaattttgttaaaacataagcacttagacaatgaaggaaagctggagttgctgcacatgatgtccaacgctatgtcaaggaatcagatcgggctgcacaatgcacaaggcaagataaaatgtcaaatgaagaattgaagctgcaggatccacgatgtcggatacgatgtccaggacatcttgcccgaaaatactggacacataaatctgttatatctttaacagattaatgtgcagttagcaacagatttggcgatctatctttaggaacgaattaaaagataattaaagttcgaattacaaacttgaatagttcgttcagggattaaagattaaagataaaaactaaaagataaaactttatcttttagatctttaagtgcagattttcaggagaatgatagatcttatccagcgcaagactgttgcagcccagatacgtacactgctatataaacatgaaggctgcacgggtttttctcaccaagtccgggattgaagagttattttgtgagttttgggacttgagtgttttgtgagccaccttgatgctaccctaacatcaagtgttggacctgagtgtgtagagttgatctcttttgttcagagagcaatctctggtgtatatttgatttatttgtaaacacgggagagtgtgtttgagagggagtgagaggggtttctcatatctaagagtggctcttaggtagaggttgcacgggtagtggttaggtgagaaggttgtaaacagtggctgttagatcttcgaactaacactattttagtggatttcctccctggcttggtagcccccagatgtaggtgacgttgcaccgaactgggttaacaattctcttgtgttatttatttgtttaatctgttcatacagtcaaatataatctccatgttctgaagcgtgatgtcgtgacatctggTACAACATCTGTCatcggtatcagaatttcataaATAAGAATGAAGAGGGATTGAGAGGGAGGTTCTGAGGTCCAGAGGTGAAGGAttggagaggaagaagagaaaagaagaaggaagaagagaaaaagaagctaaatcgTTGTCAAATTGCGACCGCAATCGTTCTTCATCCTATTAGTGTTTGTCTTTAAGGATTTGGACATGATTTATAGACCCTTAGGGGtctctttattgttttgtgcatcttcatctccttcttctatcatcTGTAATCGCTTTTTGTTAgttgtcttatacgactaacttttgtatagaaaaacctttttcaaaatatgtatagtttccccaatttatagttcttttgtaggaatttgtaaataaatcttgataTGTTTTGATACTTGTCATTAGAGTATCTATAATTGGAATTAATGAGAAAATCTGTACAATTTCAGGTCAAAAGAGGCTAaaatcttgaagtgctaaaaggagCAGTCGCGCTAAGCGGACCCTATGGGCTCAGTGCGCATCCACTGCTATGCGCAACTTCAGTGCGCTTAGCGTGACAAGGGAGTCTGGAAGAGTACAAGAATCAAGGTCGCGCGCTAAGCGTGAGATCAGCTCACTAAGCGagacatttttcttttaccaGGCTCAGCACACGACTGCCGCCAAggccaaatccacttactcgtgctaagcgcgacGTCACGacttcagagcctatttaagtCTAAATTGTCAGAATTAGGGTACGATTTTGAGAGACCAGAGCTGCATATTTTTGCACAGACTTCGAGAATAGTGCTCTGGAGGCAGCAGAGAGGTAGCAGCTAAGCAAGGAAGCTAGGGTTTATCACTTTGAGAGATTAGCAagtgtttgagtgattgtgaggtgccaggaagaggaggagggatccttTTTCCTGTGTAAGCAACGATTGCTCTGTACTTTCTGTCTCATTTGTAGTAGGGTTCCTTGTATGGTTGGCTAAAAATcgtagttggggatttctaatgaacagttgatgtaattacttttcatatctaattaattgtgttttgtgtgttcaatgcttctttcaatgcttaattattGCATGCTCTTGGCCTCATCACCCACTTGTGTGTACTGTTAGGTGACTCCccgcattgggaaatgtactgttgccttcgAACATGATAGAAGCAGGGCTAAATGACTTCATTACCAGGGATGGATTGTGaggttttagttttcttattatgttgtgatgataatgctgtttaagttaagcctagtccaacaagagggatttgaggacaaagcttgggttaaattagtctaaacttacgagggatcgaggtttagtactttagacttcagcatagaacacaagaacatgattaattagagaaatatcttcatatgcatcaactcgtttgttagaaagacccaacgctttttacctATTGCTGTCAACTTTTTAATTACTTGCATTTACTGCTCTTTAACATAGCATCTAGTttacttttgtttatattctcaattatcaatgtttgttcACACAATGCCctatttctgaataaaactctgtcTAATAAACAAGTTCCTTGAGTTTGATACTTGGATtactccgttttaattttaaatgcttGACGACCCGGTGCGCTTTTCGATatttcatttcccttgaatatattgcTTGTAAGTTTGAGAGAAAGGAACTGCGTTGAGGGGTAAACAAAAATCCGACACAAAGCATttatggcgccgttgccggggaacttgaTTCATTCGAAGAGTTCAGTTTTAAGGCAttgctttattttgttttctttgattcattgattcctTTTGCTAACATTTTAGTTACTGCACATTTTATTGTTCTTTGGAATTGGATAATTGTTGTTCTGTTTCTTTTGTATGCAAAGGAGATCTGCAACAGGTGATTTAATTCCCATAGATTTGGAGATTAATGCTACTTGTAGGAGATGAAACACAAAgagaattagaaattttttgcagGACTTAGAAGCAGCAACAACTCTAGGAGAAGAACCTTAATCTTCCGAGGCGTCTTCTAGCTTTCCTATTCCAGGGCAAtctcataaaaatttaattgaagaaGTTATCATGGCAGAAGAGCCAAGGAGAGGGACCCTAGAAGACTATTCAAGTTCAAGtgtaccacaatttttcactagcATTGCACAACCAGAGGTTCAAgcccaaacaatcacatatcCTCCATCATTGATTCAGCTAATTCAGAATAATCTATTTCATGGtttaccaaatgaagacccatatgTGCACCTAGCCACTTACATTGAAATCTGCAATACTATTAGGCTGGCTGGTGTGCCTGAAGTTGCAATCcgattgagcttgttttcattttcactatctggagaagctaagaggtggcttcacTCATTCAAAGGCAACAGTCTTAAGACATGGGATGAAGTTGTGGAGAAATTTCTAAAGAAGTATTTTCCTGAGTCTAAGACTGCGGAAGGCAAAGCAgccatctcttcttttcaccaatttccaGATGAATCTCCGAGTGAAGTCTTAGAAAGATTTCgaggtttattgagaaagaccCCCAATCATGGATTCTCAGAGCCAATTCagctcaacatttttattgatgggTTAAGGGCATAGTCCAAGCAGCTATTAGACGCTTCTACtgggggaaaaataaagttaaagaccctcgaagaagccatggaactcattgaaaatatggctaCAAGTGACATTGCTATTTTGAGAGATAAAGCCCACATTCCAACAAAAAGAAGCCTGCTAGAGCTTTCATAacaagatgcattgttggcacaaaacaagttgttgtCCAAGCAATTGGAAGCATTGACcgaaacactaagtaagttgcgAGCTCAATTACATTCTGCACAATCTTTACCATCTACTGTTTTGCAGGTTGTAGTGTGTGCCATCTGTGGTGGAGCTCACGATTCTGGCTGTTGTATCCCCAATGAAGAACTAGCTCATGAAGTCAATTATATGGGGAACCAGCCAAGACACAATTTCAATGCAGCTGGATTCTCTGGATTCCAGCATGGCCAACAGTATAATCAACAACAGGGACAATGGAGAAATCACCCTGTAAATCCTTTCAACAAAGATTAGGGTGGACCATCCACAAGGccacaacaacaagggcctagtctctatgatcgGACAACGAAGTTGGAAGAGACTCTGGCTCAATTTATGCAGGTTTCTATGTCTAACCAGAAGAGCACAGAGTCTGCCATAAAGAATTTGGAAGTCCAAGTGGGAGAGCTCGCAAAACAGTTGGCGGATAGGCCATCAAGCAACTTTAGTAGTAACACTGAGAAAAATCCAAAGGAGGAATGTAAAGTTGTCATGAAAAGGAACAGAGTGGCAACCCATGTTGATGAAGGAAAAGCTGAGAAGAAGGTGGAGGAACATAAACAACAGCTGGCAGCTGAGCTGACACTTGAACCTGTTTCTGATTTCGTTGAACTTGAGGAAGTtgtggaagatgaagatgaccAACAGGAGagagagacaccaataaaagagagtaaaatagaaataaagatgaagggagacaaagaaaaacaaaaagaaaaagaaaaagaagaagtagaaaaagaaaaaaaatcaaaaaaatgaaaaacaaaaagagaaggttgAGGAAAGAAATAGGAGCAAGAGTGAGGtttcaagagagaaaaagagagagagattacTTCAGTTGAAGGcaaggaagtaccatatccattGGTACTTTCCAAGAAGGATAAAGAGCGACACTTAGCCAGATTTCttgacatcttcaagaagctGGAGATCACATTGCCTTTTGGAGAAGCTCTCCAACAGATGCcactctatgccaaatttttaaaagacatgCTGACGAAGAAGAATCGGTATATCCATAGTGGCACGATagttgtggaaggaaattgtagtgctaTCATTCAACGCATCATTCCACcgaagcacaaagatcctggaaGTGTCACCATCCTGTGTTCTATTGGTGAGATTGCAGTAGGCAAGGCTCTCATTGACTTGGGAGCCAAtatcaatttaatgcctctctccatgtgcTGGCAACTTGGAGAGTTAGAGATAAGGCCCACTCGTATGACCTTACAGTTGGCTGATCGCTCCATCACAAGACCctatggagtgattgaagacGTTTTGGTTAGGGTCAAACATTTGATCTTTCCAGCTGATTTTGTAGTGATAGACATTGAAGAAGATGTTGACATTCCCCTAATTCTTGGAAGACCTTTTATGTCTACCATAAGCTGTGTGGTAGACATGAGGAAGAGGAAACTACAAATGGCCATAGAAGACTAGCAGATCAGTTTCGATCTGTTTCATGAAGAGAAAGCTTTGCCTGACCAAAATGTTTGTTTGAAGGTGAAAGTTATGGAGGAAAAGAGACTAGAGAAGAAGGTTCTGGAAGTTGGAACCTTGTTGGACCCAGGATAACAGGACGAtgtgtcaagctaatgacgttaaaagagcacttactgggaggcaacacaactctttttttatttctatttgtcTTGCATTTAATTTAGTTAGTTtacttgcttgtgattgtgaatGATTTCTAAGCTTGGTTAGCATTGAGAAAAAGGGTTTCAAAGTTTTTGTGAAGAGATggacagaaaaaagaaatttttttcagTTGTCCATTTGCTAAGCGCAGCCCTTGCCCTAAGCGCCATGTCTTCACGCGCTAAGCCTGAGCTTGCTCACGCTAAGCGCTTTGACCCTTCACCGGTTGGCTAGATGATTCAGCTAAGTGCACATCACTGCGCTAAGCCTAAGTTCTTCTTTGGATTTGAACTTCATGACTTGGGCTTAACAGAGCTGATGCGCTAAGTGCAAATCCTTCTCTGTTGAAAAATTATTGTAGCAGCGCTAAGCGTGCTGTCTTGCGCTAAGCTCAATTTCCTCTCTGGAATTGAACTTTcatgaattgggcttagcggcAGGATGCGCTAAGCACCAATCCTTCACTGTTTTGAAATacttggaattgcgcttagcgcaagcgCTACGCTAAGCCTGGAACCATAACTGTAAGTAGAGCTTGTTTTAGCGCTAAGCCTGACATCTCAGGCTAAGCGAAAATTACAAGACCAATTAGAGTTGCAGACAGCGCTAA contains:
- the LOC102668274 gene encoding uncharacterized protein, giving the protein MAEEPRRGTLEDYSSSSVPQFFTSIAQPEVQAQTITYPPSLIQLIQNNLFHGLPNEDPYVHLATYIEICNTIRLAGVPEVVVCAICGGAHDSGCCIPNEELAHEVNYMGNQPRHNFNAAGFSGFQHGQQYNQQQGQWRNHPVSMSNQKSTESAIKNLEVQVGELAKQLADRPSSNFSSNTEKNPKEECKVVMKRNRVATHVDEGKAEKKVEEHKQQLAAELTLEPVSDFVELEEDKERHLARFLDIFKKLEITLPFGEALQQMPLYAKFLKDMLTKKNRYIHSGTIVVEGNCSAIIQRIIPPKHKDPGSVTILCSIGEIAVGKALIDLGANINLMPLSMCWQLGELEIRPTRMTLQLADRSITRPYGVIEDVLVRVKHLIFPADFVVIDIEEDVDIPLILGRPFMSTISCVVDMRKRKLQMAIED